The following proteins are encoded in a genomic region of Cyclonatronum proteinivorum:
- a CDS encoding universal stress protein yields the protein MEFKPLKKWVACIDLTTMDQALIGYIDFLAKIMKPDSVKLLHIIESYDVFQDLIEEFPELETEEDLNELLSNQITEEATKGFTGTDINFEVVIQKGSPTGEIIRYIENQQPDLLILGKKAGYKGEGILAQRIVKYVPCSVLFVPETSRYTLENITVPVDFSEQSEFAARAALSLVKHSGGRVTAQHLYDYPKQFFPYMPDKKTMRKMDEDLAAQREAFLNKIKTPGETDLDFKLTLHKDGKMSDSIYEMCVSTKSDMIVVFAKARKNLLSIMNDKLPERMAQYPFGIPLLILKNKERNQKLFKTFLKA from the coding sequence ATGGAATTCAAACCCTTAAAGAAATGGGTAGCCTGTATTGATCTGACTACGATGGATCAGGCGCTCATTGGCTACATCGATTTTCTGGCTAAAATAATGAAGCCGGATTCGGTAAAGCTGCTGCACATCATCGAATCTTATGACGTTTTTCAGGACCTCATCGAGGAATTTCCTGAGCTTGAAACCGAAGAAGATCTCAATGAGCTGCTAAGCAATCAAATTACAGAAGAGGCGACCAAAGGTTTTACCGGTACGGACATCAACTTCGAAGTCGTCATTCAAAAAGGAAGCCCAACCGGTGAAATTATCCGGTATATTGAAAATCAACAGCCCGACCTGCTTATTCTGGGTAAAAAAGCCGGATACAAAGGGGAAGGCATCCTCGCTCAGCGTATTGTGAAGTACGTACCCTGTTCCGTTCTGTTCGTGCCAGAGACCTCCCGCTACACGCTCGAAAACATCACCGTACCGGTCGATTTTTCCGAGCAATCAGAGTTTGCTGCCCGTGCAGCGCTCAGTCTTGTGAAGCACAGCGGAGGGCGGGTAACGGCACAGCATTTGTACGACTACCCAAAGCAATTCTTCCCCTACATGCCTGATAAAAAAACCATGCGGAAGATGGATGAAGACCTTGCTGCGCAGCGGGAAGCCTTTCTGAATAAAATCAAAACGCCGGGCGAGACCGATCTTGATTTCAAACTCACCCTGCACAAAGATGGAAAAATGTCGGACAGCATTTACGAAATGTGTGTATCTACAAAATCAGATATGATTGTCGTTTTTGCTAAAGCCCGCAAAAACCTTCTTTCCATTATGAACGACAAGCTCCCTGAACGCATGGCACAGTATCCGTTTGGTATTCCGCTGCTCATCCTCAAAAACAAGGAAAGAAATCAGAAGCTTTTCAAAACCTTTTTGAAAGCTTAG
- a CDS encoding GWxTD domain-containing protein — MYRYFFRISILVFIPLFLSIAGFVNAATSIPHSEADAYEAGRALIAEGNVNDAINLWIEEKARLQQLGEADFRIGIAAIEAITEHQLSRLYPLASNFYFWGLESRDIQRFKPYIAEELDRLSPLMPESLHAELVNRLKEGSPDVLAGIRGFFVQLNPVLTSNLNERLIEHWERIAYARKHFTRSRSSVYGTDDRGLIYVRYGPADRIETGSFTMNVNDILGFAGEIINQQEREQAQNPSRGFDNEPGGLMGFILDEMFKDNLAKLIADNVLTTRISDRYEIWIYENRAWPGRRNVTFMFGVNAQTGTYGLQTSPESFIPQSAFRERRMRMGDFNFNAGPLIQLSMYKDLRFVDDTYMDIYYDYFDRLLSDESIIQESGYSYLLYRYADELEAIRNLAPQISSVYDELSDIPLEIRQYRFLDEVGAPIELVYLYSMPHTRIVQDYNRFQQTEEAGAQPEYHLRHSVSTYTGSWQLLDRTHDFPPVFFDRFGPDGRMLPGSSAFLIRANEEAGAEDNGFRISATLFNEAYSGQQFIAGTDALAPAVPRSLLAETNIDLKLESLDNPLPVNQPAFSDIVLGYVHDELSDDEQLTPFRDDVIPFFVPSRRAVPQGALVELFFDVYGLHYLAEHSENPNDTIIYRLQYQVDAKEQRNALQRLFSRGQSRTQATVLELETRENSGNHLISIDTSDYVSGSYELTISLLNENDEVMVSRTLPFEVFEN; from the coding sequence ATGTACAGATATTTTTTCCGGATCAGCATACTGGTATTCATCCCGCTTTTTTTGTCAATCGCGGGATTCGTCAATGCTGCCACATCCATCCCGCACAGCGAAGCGGACGCGTACGAGGCGGGGCGCGCCCTGATAGCCGAAGGCAACGTTAATGACGCGATTAACCTGTGGATTGAAGAAAAAGCAAGACTGCAACAGCTTGGAGAAGCTGATTTCCGGATCGGGATAGCGGCCATAGAAGCCATCACCGAACATCAGCTTTCGCGTCTGTATCCGCTGGCAAGCAATTTTTATTTTTGGGGATTGGAAAGCCGCGACATTCAGCGTTTCAAACCCTACATAGCTGAAGAGCTGGACCGGCTTTCGCCCCTTATGCCTGAGTCGCTTCATGCTGAGCTTGTGAACCGGCTTAAGGAAGGATCGCCCGATGTACTTGCCGGCATTCGCGGTTTTTTTGTGCAGCTCAATCCCGTACTCACGAGTAACCTCAACGAGCGACTGATTGAGCACTGGGAGCGCATTGCTTACGCGCGGAAGCACTTCACCCGAAGCCGTTCAAGCGTGTACGGAACAGACGACCGTGGCCTGATATACGTGCGTTACGGGCCGGCTGACCGCATTGAGACAGGAAGTTTCACCATGAATGTGAACGATATTCTTGGTTTTGCCGGAGAAATCATCAATCAGCAGGAGCGCGAGCAGGCGCAGAATCCGTCCCGTGGGTTTGACAATGAACCGGGCGGACTCATGGGCTTTATTTTAGATGAGATGTTCAAGGATAATCTTGCGAAGCTGATCGCAGACAATGTGCTGACTACCCGTATCTCAGACCGCTATGAGATCTGGATTTATGAAAACCGCGCATGGCCAGGACGCAGAAACGTCACCTTTATGTTTGGGGTAAACGCACAGACCGGCACCTACGGCCTCCAAACCTCACCGGAATCCTTTATACCGCAAAGTGCATTCAGGGAGCGCCGGATGCGGATGGGAGATTTCAACTTCAATGCCGGCCCCCTGATTCAGCTTTCCATGTACAAAGATCTGCGATTCGTGGATGACACCTACATGGACATTTATTATGATTATTTCGACCGCCTCCTGAGTGATGAGTCCATCATTCAGGAGTCGGGCTATTCTTACCTCTTATACCGTTACGCGGATGAGCTCGAAGCCATCAGAAATCTTGCCCCTCAGATAAGTTCCGTGTATGATGAGCTTTCAGACATTCCGCTCGAAATCCGGCAGTATCGTTTTTTGGATGAAGTAGGCGCTCCCATCGAGCTCGTTTATTTGTACTCCATGCCTCACACCCGTATCGTGCAGGATTATAACCGGTTTCAGCAGACCGAGGAAGCAGGTGCACAGCCGGAATATCACCTGCGACACAGCGTGAGCACCTACACCGGTTCCTGGCAGCTTTTGGACCGCACACACGATTTTCCGCCCGTATTTTTTGATCGTTTCGGCCCCGACGGGCGTATGCTCCCCGGTTCATCGGCTTTTCTCATCCGTGCGAACGAGGAGGCAGGGGCGGAAGACAACGGATTCAGGATCAGCGCAACTTTGTTTAATGAAGCCTACAGCGGTCAGCAGTTTATTGCGGGAACAGATGCCCTTGCACCGGCTGTACCGCGAAGTTTGCTCGCAGAGACAAACATCGACCTGAAACTCGAATCACTTGACAATCCGCTGCCCGTCAATCAGCCTGCGTTTAGCGATATTGTACTGGGCTATGTGCATGATGAGCTCAGCGATGATGAACAGCTCACCCCTTTCCGCGACGATGTGATCCCGTTCTTTGTGCCTTCACGGCGTGCGGTTCCACAGGGTGCGCTGGTTGAATTGTTTTTTGATGTTTACGGGCTGCATTATCTCGCAGAGCACTCAGAAAATCCAAACGACACTATAATTTACCGCCTGCAATATCAGGTTGACGCAAAAGAGCAGCGGAACGCCCTGCAGCGCCTGTTCAGTCGCGGACAAAGCCGAACACAGGCAACGGTTCTCGAACTCGAGACACGCGAAAACAGCGGCAATCATCTCATCAGTATCGATACAAGCGATTACGTGTCCGGTTCTTATGAGCTCACAATCAGTCTTCTGAATGAGAATGATGAAGTGATGGTAAGCCGCACCCTTCCGTTTGAGGTCTTTGAAAATTAA
- a CDS encoding FG-GAP-like repeat-containing protein — protein sequence MSCTSGENHVYYSFEWQDEQEYRWAALPVMDGEATGFHKVTPVWSGIDFVNGLTADQIADNRNLLNGSGVAAGDLTGNGFPDLLFLRLNGPNVLYENKGGFRFQNVTEGSGLALHDQFSTGALLADFNGNGLLDVVITAIGSPNRLFFNQGGGVFDEVPGGLPADRTYGSMTAAAGDLTGNGALDVYITNFKERSVRDSHWDRNTMRHIVETLDDGSFRVREEFEGHYELSLRDNTLVWFEQGEPDLLYLNDGAGNFTKVPLTSGMFLDEDGNPVTEIMPDWGLDVGIQDLTGNGLPDIFVANDFESPDRIWINQGDGTFRALPALAIRKSSLSAMAVGFSDLQRNGLTDMFVVEMLSRFHEERQRQMSTLAPSQQQPGLYDDRPQFLGNTLYLNRGDNTWAEIAEYAGVRRSEWSWGTVFLDVTLDGYEDILITNGHYFDVQDTDANTAIGAMLQRRMISGERYMLEYPRLPNHNAAFRNNGDLTFTDVGEDWGFASLDISHGMALADLNQDGYTDVIINRVDEPALILKNRATQPRIAVRLRGTSPNTTAIGALIEVEGGPVPQSKYVRSGGTYLSNSEYSYTFAAGNAETLRIRVRWPDGTESVLDDARPNRIYEIDQSRVQPAAVAVSAAPEDPAPLFRDVTAALGHRHLQQRYDDFGRQPLLPYHLSQHGPLTALIENPASDQPTQLFITAAPGEPLSHYAQTRDGQWRQTSFTPDVQFDAFEKSAVTGWYDTDGRLHLLVGYSNYHSGAESAPAAVYYLSDQSGTRVQQVIEGFGATVGGLYLADYSGNGYPDLLLTGRVLPGRYPEAATSRLYRNEGGRFVPDDANNAILQNIGLVQGAVFSDLTGDGKPELLLALRWGSLRVLGFDADRRFTDITASLGIESGNGWWNGITTGDLTGNGRMDIVATNWGLNHLYASATGGEAFIFYEDFSGMGTNTVIESYRDEAGRFLPRRNFEMLSRNPPFIRNTARTFTNYAQMGLPEILGRPLETFDRAEATQFAHILFLQDEAGRFHPQALPQEAQFAPAFEPIIADFTGDGNEDVFLSQNFFAYIPETPRSDAGRGLLLHGDGSGNLIPVPGQVSGILVHGEQRGASAADLTGDGRFDLVVTQNGAATRVLHNQGANPGLRVRLTGPETNPVAIGTRLRLRYDDDSFGPVRELRATGGFGSQHGYVQILGLRPDRQPAALHLTWPDQTQTEIPIEPGQREIQIRHTP from the coding sequence ATGAGCTGTACTTCAGGGGAAAACCATGTTTACTATAGCTTTGAATGGCAGGATGAACAGGAATATCGCTGGGCAGCGCTTCCTGTTATGGACGGAGAAGCCACAGGCTTTCATAAAGTTACGCCCGTTTGGAGTGGCATTGATTTTGTAAACGGACTCACCGCTGATCAGATCGCGGATAACCGGAACTTGTTAAATGGTTCCGGTGTAGCTGCCGGCGACCTCACCGGTAACGGTTTTCCTGACCTGCTTTTTTTACGTTTGAATGGCCCGAACGTGCTGTATGAAAATAAAGGCGGGTTTAGGTTTCAGAATGTAACTGAAGGCTCCGGACTTGCCCTGCACGATCAATTCTCGACCGGGGCTCTGCTTGCTGACTTTAACGGAAACGGGCTTCTGGATGTCGTCATCACGGCCATCGGGAGTCCGAACCGGCTGTTCTTTAATCAGGGGGGAGGCGTGTTTGATGAAGTGCCCGGTGGCCTACCGGCTGACCGGACCTACGGCAGCATGACTGCGGCAGCGGGTGACCTCACCGGAAACGGTGCCCTTGATGTGTACATCACCAACTTCAAAGAGCGCTCTGTCCGTGATTCGCACTGGGACCGCAACACCATGCGCCACATCGTTGAAACGCTGGATGACGGCAGTTTTCGGGTTCGGGAAGAATTTGAAGGTCATTACGAACTCAGCCTCCGCGACAATACGCTGGTGTGGTTCGAACAGGGCGAACCGGATCTCCTCTACCTCAATGATGGCGCCGGAAACTTCACCAAAGTCCCGCTCACTTCCGGCATGTTCCTCGATGAAGACGGCAATCCAGTCACCGAGATCATGCCCGACTGGGGCCTTGATGTCGGCATTCAGGACCTCACGGGAAACGGCTTACCCGATATCTTCGTGGCCAACGATTTCGAGTCGCCCGACCGTATCTGGATCAATCAGGGCGACGGCACCTTCCGTGCGCTGCCCGCGCTCGCCATTCGGAAAAGCAGCCTCTCGGCTATGGCAGTGGGATTCTCGGATTTGCAGCGAAACGGCCTCACCGATATGTTCGTGGTGGAAATGCTCAGCCGTTTCCATGAAGAGCGTCAGCGGCAGATGAGCACGCTCGCGCCCTCGCAGCAGCAGCCCGGCCTCTACGACGACCGCCCGCAGTTTCTGGGCAACACCCTCTACCTGAACCGCGGTGACAACACCTGGGCCGAGATCGCCGAGTATGCGGGCGTCCGCCGCTCCGAGTGGTCGTGGGGTACGGTCTTTTTGGATGTAACCCTCGACGGCTACGAAGACATCCTCATCACCAACGGACATTACTTTGACGTGCAGGATACCGACGCCAATACCGCCATTGGCGCCATGCTGCAGCGTCGTATGATCAGCGGCGAGCGCTATATGCTCGAGTACCCGCGCCTGCCCAACCACAACGCCGCTTTCCGCAACAACGGCGACCTTACCTTTACGGATGTCGGTGAAGACTGGGGCTTTGCCAGCCTCGACATTTCACACGGGATGGCGCTGGCCGACCTCAATCAGGATGGCTACACCGATGTCATCATCAACCGCGTGGACGAACCCGCGCTCATCCTCAAAAACCGCGCGACACAGCCCCGGATTGCGGTCAGGCTCAGGGGCACATCCCCCAACACCACCGCCATCGGCGCGCTGATCGAAGTGGAAGGCGGTCCCGTGCCGCAGTCCAAATACGTGCGCAGCGGCGGCACCTATCTTTCCAACAGCGAGTACAGCTACACCTTCGCCGCGGGGAATGCCGAAACCCTTCGCATCCGCGTGCGCTGGCCCGACGGTACCGAATCCGTGCTCGATGACGCCCGCCCCAACCGCATTTACGAAATCGACCAAAGCCGCGTGCAACCCGCCGCAGTAGCGGTTTCGGCCGCACCCGAAGATCCCGCGCCGCTCTTCCGTGACGTCACCGCTGCACTTGGTCACCGGCACCTGCAGCAGCGCTACGACGACTTCGGGCGTCAGCCGCTCCTGCCGTATCACCTGAGTCAGCACGGACCACTCACCGCCCTGATCGAAAACCCCGCTTCGGATCAGCCTACGCAACTCTTCATCACCGCTGCGCCAGGCGAACCGCTCAGCCATTATGCGCAAACCCGCGACGGACAGTGGCGTCAGACAAGCTTCACCCCCGATGTTCAGTTCGATGCCTTCGAAAAGTCGGCGGTTACCGGTTGGTATGATACCGACGGGCGGCTGCATCTTTTGGTCGGCTATTCAAACTACCATAGCGGCGCCGAAAGCGCCCCGGCAGCGGTCTACTACCTTTCTGATCAAAGTGGTACGCGGGTGCAGCAGGTCATCGAAGGTTTTGGCGCAACGGTAGGCGGACTGTATCTCGCCGACTACAGCGGCAACGGCTACCCCGATCTTCTTCTCACCGGACGCGTATTGCCGGGCCGCTATCCGGAAGCCGCTACTTCCCGCCTCTACCGCAATGAAGGCGGACGCTTCGTGCCGGATGACGCCAACAACGCCATCCTCCAAAACATCGGTCTCGTGCAGGGCGCGGTTTTCAGCGACCTCACCGGGGATGGAAAACCGGAGTTACTTCTCGCCCTTCGATGGGGTTCACTCCGCGTGCTGGGCTTCGACGCCGACCGCCGCTTCACCGACATCACCGCCTCGCTCGGCATTGAGTCCGGCAACGGCTGGTGGAACGGTATCACGACCGGCGACCTCACCGGCAACGGGCGCATGGACATCGTGGCAACCAACTGGGGTCTGAACCACCTCTACGCCTCCGCAACCGGCGGCGAAGCCTTCATTTTCTATGAAGATTTTTCCGGCATGGGCACGAACACGGTTATCGAAAGTTATCGGGATGAAGCGGGCCGTTTCCTGCCGCGCCGCAACTTTGAAATGCTTTCCCGAAACCCGCCCTTCATCCGGAATACCGCGCGCACCTTTACCAATTATGCGCAAATGGGCCTGCCGGAAATTCTGGGCCGTCCCCTCGAAACATTTGACAGGGCAGAAGCCACGCAGTTTGCCCACATACTTTTTTTACAGGATGAGGCGGGTCGTTTCCATCCTCAGGCCCTGCCACAGGAGGCGCAGTTCGCCCCGGCTTTCGAGCCCATCATCGCCGACTTCACCGGCGATGGCAATGAAGATGTCTTCCTGAGCCAGAACTTTTTTGCCTACATCCCCGAAACCCCGCGCAGCGACGCAGGCCGCGGTCTCCTCCTGCACGGTGACGGGAGCGGAAACCTGATTCCGGTGCCGGGGCAGGTGTCCGGCATTCTCGTGCACGGCGAACAGCGCGGGGCCTCAGCAGCCGACCTCACCGGCGATGGTCGTTTCGACCTGGTAGTGACCCAAAATGGTGCCGCAACCCGCGTACTGCACAACCAAGGCGCCAACCCGGGCCTCCGCGTCAGGCTCACCGGCCCTGAGACCAACCCCGTAGCTATTGGCACCCGCCTGCGCCTTCGGTATGATGATGACAGCTTCGGACCCGTCCGCGAGCTCCGCGCAACCGGCGGCTTCGGCTCCCAGCATGGCTACGTGCAGATCCTCGGCCTCCGCCCCGACCGACAACCCGCCGCTCTGCACCTCACCTGGCCCGACCAAACCCAAACCGAAATCCCCATCGAACCCGGACAGCGAGAAATCCAAATCCGTCACACCCCGTAA
- a CDS encoding CIA30 family protein: protein MAAFILPFLTLLLLLTFDINFNQISNPVSFYSTDDPSPEKSDTLNTEETVLIRFGHDAPQFWQVVNDGVMGGISQSRIRPLEAGHAVFEGVVSLENNGGFASIRTRASQPVDLSEFDGLSIKAKGDNKVYCLRIKTVENGRVTSYAWEARFTAGSEWETHQLSFADFRPVFRGRNLRDVPPLNTAAIFEIGLMIRDAQQGPFALEVMTLGVH from the coding sequence ATGGCCGCTTTCATTCTTCCATTTCTGACGCTTCTCTTGTTACTTACGTTTGATATCAACTTCAACCAAATCAGCAATCCCGTGAGCTTTTACAGCACCGATGACCCTTCTCCCGAAAAATCAGACACATTAAACACAGAAGAAACCGTGCTGATCCGCTTTGGTCACGACGCGCCACAGTTCTGGCAGGTCGTAAATGACGGGGTGATGGGCGGCATCTCCCAAAGCCGGATTCGTCCGCTCGAAGCCGGTCATGCCGTATTCGAAGGTGTGGTATCGCTTGAGAACAACGGCGGCTTCGCTTCCATCCGGACAAGGGCATCGCAGCCGGTCGATCTTTCCGAATTCGACGGCCTTTCGATCAAAGCAAAGGGTGACAACAAAGTCTACTGCCTGCGCATCAAAACCGTGGAAAACGGACGCGTTACTTCTTATGCCTGGGAAGCCCGCTTCACGGCAGGTTCAGAATGGGAAACGCATCAGCTCTCCTTCGCCGATTTCCGTCCCGTATTTCGCGGACGCAACCTCCGGGACGTTCCGCCGCTCAATACCGCTGCCATTTTCGAAATCGGCCTCATGATCCGCGACGCACAGCAAGGCCCCTTCGCCCTCGAAGTAATGACGCTGGGGGTGCATTAA
- the acs gene encoding acetate--CoA ligase produces MSSIEALVQETRTLTAPDSLLQQCLIQEYDSLYRHSIQNPDAFWGAIARELEWIKPFNKVLDFKPPRHKWFLGGTTNITINALDRHVKGPKRQKVALIWIAEDGKEIVMTYDRLLRRVCQMANALKSRGVKKGDRVIIYMPLTPQGIVSMLACARIGAIHSVVYAGMGVQALKSRIEDSKAKVVIYSDVTFRRGKRVGLKSIVDSAIEDLDFVETVVVHRRQEPFLEINSEREFDYYEFVDPQPVWCEPEEMDAEDPLFILYTSGTTGTPKGVVHVHGGYMVGTYYLTRAFYNVKESDIFWSTSDIGWIVGHSYIVYGPMVNGATILAREGSIDYPDPGVVWKIVERFGVNVMFTAPTAIRMFMRFGKEFIDKYDVSTLRLMACAGEPLNPEAHEWAQDNILKNRGLVVDNWWQTEVASPVLGTLPAFDAKLGKVGKPLPGVSCDVVTPAGETTGPNQGGLLVLRRPLPYMMRTIWNNDERYQKYWEDFPGCYTSGDVAFYDEDGYFCVLGRADDVMNVAGHRIGTAEVESAFLTHQSVAESAVVGLPDEVKGERIQAYVVLKPGFEAKDHLKGVLRDHVRRELGPIATPSEIIFKTELPKTRSGKIVRRLLKAEALGEDPGDTSTLQD; encoded by the coding sequence ATGTCATCCATTGAAGCCCTGGTTCAGGAAACCAGAACCCTCACCGCACCCGACAGCCTGCTGCAGCAGTGCCTCATTCAGGAATACGACTCGCTCTACCGGCACTCCATTCAAAACCCGGACGCCTTCTGGGGCGCGATCGCCCGCGAACTCGAATGGATCAAGCCTTTCAACAAGGTGCTTGACTTCAAGCCCCCGCGCCACAAATGGTTTTTGGGCGGCACAACCAACATCACCATCAACGCGCTCGACCGGCATGTGAAAGGGCCGAAGCGTCAGAAAGTGGCGCTCATCTGGATTGCCGAAGACGGCAAAGAGATCGTGATGACCTACGACCGCCTGCTGCGCCGGGTTTGCCAAATGGCCAATGCGCTGAAATCCCGGGGCGTCAAAAAGGGCGACCGGGTGATCATCTACATGCCGCTCACGCCGCAGGGCATCGTCTCCATGCTGGCCTGCGCCCGCATCGGGGCCATACACTCCGTCGTGTATGCGGGCATGGGCGTTCAGGCACTGAAATCCCGGATTGAGGACAGCAAGGCGAAAGTTGTGATCTATTCAGACGTAACCTTCCGGCGCGGCAAGCGGGTCGGGCTCAAGTCCATCGTGGACAGTGCTATCGAAGACCTCGACTTTGTGGAAACCGTGGTCGTACACCGGCGTCAGGAGCCGTTTCTGGAAATCAACTCGGAGCGCGAATTCGACTACTATGAGTTTGTTGATCCGCAGCCGGTATGGTGCGAACCTGAAGAAATGGACGCTGAAGATCCTCTCTTCATCCTCTATACAAGCGGGACGACCGGCACGCCAAAAGGTGTCGTACACGTGCACGGCGGCTACATGGTTGGTACCTACTACCTCACCCGCGCCTTTTATAATGTGAAAGAATCCGACATTTTCTGGAGCACCTCCGATATCGGCTGGATTGTGGGGCACAGCTATATCGTGTACGGTCCGATGGTGAACGGCGCTACCATCCTCGCGCGGGAGGGCAGTATCGACTACCCCGATCCCGGTGTGGTCTGGAAAATCGTAGAGCGCTTCGGCGTCAACGTGATGTTTACGGCACCTACGGCCATCCGCATGTTCATGCGCTTCGGCAAGGAATTTATCGATAAATACGATGTCTCCACCCTGCGGCTGATGGCCTGCGCGGGCGAGCCCCTCAACCCGGAAGCCCACGAATGGGCGCAGGATAACATCCTCAAAAACCGCGGTCTCGTGGTGGACAACTGGTGGCAGACTGAAGTCGCATCGCCCGTGCTTGGCACCCTGCCCGCATTCGATGCGAAGCTCGGAAAAGTCGGCAAGCCCTTGCCGGGCGTAAGCTGTGATGTGGTCACACCCGCCGGCGAAACGACCGGCCCGAATCAGGGCGGCCTGCTCGTACTCCGCCGCCCCCTCCCCTATATGATGCGCACCATCTGGAACAACGACGAGCGCTATCAAAAATACTGGGAAGACTTCCCCGGCTGCTACACAAGCGGGGACGTGGCGTTTTATGATGAGGACGGCTACTTCTGCGTACTCGGTCGCGCGGACGATGTGATGAACGTCGCCGGTCACCGAATCGGCACCGCGGAAGTGGAAAGCGCCTTCCTCACACATCAGTCCGTGGCGGAATCGGCAGTTGTAGGATTGCCGGATGAGGTCAAAGGCGAACGCATACAGGCCTACGTGGTGCTCAAGCCCGGCTTTGAAGCCAAAGATCACCTCAAAGGCGTGCTCCGCGATCACGTGCGCCGCGAGCTCGGTCCGATCGCGACACCGTCAGAGATCATCTTCAAAACCGAGCTGCCCAAAACCCGCAGCGGCAAAATCGTCCGCCGCCTCCTCAAGGCCGAAGCCCTTGGCGAAGACCCCGGCGACACCTCGACCCTGCAGGACTGA